One Paenibacillus sp. FSL W8-0186 genomic window carries:
- a CDS encoding LLM class flavin-dependent oxidoreductase produces the protein MNDSIQNKHPGIEIGVYTLGDLVPDPHQGQTISSRQRLLDMIEAAKLADEAGLDIFGVGEHHRLDYAASSTSVILAAIAQTTKQIKLTSATTVLTTTDPVRLFEEYATLDLLSNGRAEIIGGRGAFLESFPLFGYDLNDYDELFMENFELFQQLNQQEKVSWQGKFRAPLQEAEIAPRPIQTQIPMWIGSGGSLVSAERAGKLGTGMALAILGGAPNRFQALVEAYRAAGNAAGHKPSDLKVAITGHGYISATTQQAKDEYYPYYANYRQYVDRQLGKTSATLSREEFEQMTSPETALFVGDPQLIIDKMMYQYELFGHQRFMLQLDVGGIPFSNVARSIELLATKVAPVVRQHTS, from the coding sequence ATGAATGACAGCATACAGAATAAGCATCCAGGAATTGAAATTGGAGTCTACACTCTCGGCGATCTTGTACCTGATCCGCATCAAGGTCAAACCATTAGCAGCCGGCAGCGGCTGTTGGATATGATTGAAGCGGCGAAGCTGGCTGATGAGGCGGGATTAGATATATTCGGAGTTGGCGAGCATCATCGTCTAGATTATGCGGCATCGTCCACCTCGGTTATTTTAGCGGCCATCGCACAAACTACAAAGCAAATTAAATTAACCAGCGCGACAACCGTTCTGACGACTACGGATCCGGTCCGGCTGTTCGAGGAGTATGCCACACTAGATTTATTATCGAATGGACGGGCTGAAATCATAGGTGGGCGCGGGGCTTTCCTGGAGTCTTTTCCTCTGTTCGGCTATGACCTGAATGATTATGATGAACTGTTTATGGAGAACTTCGAGCTGTTTCAGCAGTTAAACCAACAGGAGAAGGTTTCCTGGCAAGGCAAATTTCGCGCTCCCCTTCAAGAAGCGGAAATTGCACCACGCCCCATCCAGACGCAAATTCCCATGTGGATCGGTTCAGGAGGGTCGCTGGTCAGCGCGGAACGGGCTGGAAAGCTCGGAACCGGCATGGCTTTGGCGATCCTTGGCGGTGCTCCTAATCGATTTCAAGCTTTGGTGGAAGCATACCGTGCAGCTGGAAACGCAGCAGGCCATAAGCCATCCGACCTGAAGGTCGCTATTACAGGCCATGGTTACATTTCTGCTACAACGCAGCAGGCCAAAGACGAATATTATCCATACTACGCCAATTATCGGCAATATGTAGATCGTCAGCTTGGAAAAACCAGCGCAACCCTGTCGCGCGAGGAGTTCGAACAAATGACCAGTCCGGAAACGGCCTTATTTGTAGGAGATCCGCAATTAATCATCGACAAAATGATGTACCAATACGAGCTATTTGGCCACCAGCGGTTCATGTTACAGCTTGACGTCGGCGGCATTCCCTTTTCTAATGTTGCACGAAGCATAGAACTGCTGGCAACAAAGGTTGCCCCGGTCGTTCGCCAACATACAAGCTAA
- a CDS encoding GDSL-type esterase/lipase family protein, with protein MSKNKMIIMLIGIVTLLLAACGNQSGSRNPASLTLNEGDNPATSKQASYKKLFQRSLFLGDSITEGLSYHDVLNEENVLAGAGKTAQFALEDVEELVKRKPEYIFIQLGSDDILWPTDNPKEYSLSYYAQLIDEIAGKLPDAAITLLSVTPVTAEAESSEPRYLNIGEYNEGVKELAAEKQVGFFDLSPIVADHTELYDTDGIHFQAEYYPILLDFLKDKLGYGINTK; from the coding sequence ATGTCAAAAAATAAAATGATTATCATGCTGATCGGAATCGTCACCTTGCTCTTAGCGGCGTGCGGGAACCAGAGCGGTAGTCGGAACCCTGCTTCATTAACGCTCAATGAAGGGGATAACCCCGCAACCTCAAAACAGGCTTCATATAAAAAACTGTTCCAACGGAGCCTTTTTCTCGGAGATTCGATTACGGAAGGTTTGTCCTACCATGATGTACTGAACGAGGAGAACGTGCTTGCAGGGGCAGGGAAAACGGCTCAATTTGCGCTGGAGGACGTGGAGGAGCTCGTGAAGCGAAAGCCAGAGTATATTTTTATTCAGCTGGGCTCAGATGATATTTTGTGGCCAACCGACAATCCGAAGGAATATTCGCTATCGTATTACGCTCAATTGATCGATGAGATCGCGGGTAAACTTCCAGACGCGGCGATTACGTTATTATCGGTGACCCCGGTCACGGCGGAAGCGGAGAGCTCCGAGCCCCGTTACCTGAATATTGGCGAGTACAATGAGGGAGTGAAGGAACTGGCTGCTGAGAAACAGGTCGGCTTCTTCGATCTGTCACCGATTGTGGCCGATCATACCGAGCTGTACGATACGGACGGCATTCATTTCCAGGCAGAGTATTATCCGATCCTGCTCGATTTTTTGAAGGATAAGCTGGGTTATGGGATAAACACAAAGTAA
- a CDS encoding HAMP domain-containing sensor histidine kinase has translation MRNRIVFKLFLLTTGLCLIVIASLIIGQTVFFKQFYVQQKTEKVQEALRSYRQDALNQAGAPHSEVRKEQEFYANTNAWLAVLDHRGYLKYANDYEMEVRLEHSDANSDLSGKTLIVPLYTVMDVEDASADNPLFPDSFIKEGQQVAMEGIMFEGQLYPQRIGRSTSNLREEGRLENRQLVAKEYEVVPRFASPTEYHEHYPSELVRGTITQVRMPQGEQVSRYTNRLLLNRVKDFQADLLYGDFAEQTSTVMDYVENEIHYKIFVERIVDQAGNPAYLFAVTSLQPVSEAAGVLRHYYGYIVVGTLLLVVLASLYFSRRIAAPLLRMDAMTQKMARLDFSEKIPVRTEDEIGSLSRNINRLSDMLHEHIDRLEQDIEREKRLEQTRKEFIAGVSHELKTPLSVMEGCLYILKDKADSPRRDYYFAAMEDEVQKMNLLVNDMLELARYESGMYKMTMDSFRMDEVLERICAKLAPGIAAKQIRLHTHLAPVEVVANRHRIEQVIVNFLTNAIRYTPEKGEIMVSVAEEENSVKVLVENNGVHIPPEQLERIWDRFYRGEQSRHRSTGGTGLGLAISRQILELHGAPYGVRNTGQGVLFYFELKKAKKV, from the coding sequence ATGAGAAACCGCATTGTATTCAAGCTGTTTTTGCTTACGACGGGGCTGTGCCTGATTGTAATTGCGAGCTTGATTATCGGACAAACCGTGTTCTTCAAGCAGTTTTATGTGCAACAAAAGACGGAAAAGGTGCAGGAAGCTCTTCGCTCCTACCGGCAGGATGCGCTGAACCAGGCTGGGGCTCCCCACTCCGAAGTCAGGAAGGAGCAGGAGTTCTATGCAAATACGAACGCTTGGCTCGCAGTATTGGACCATCGGGGCTACTTGAAATATGCAAATGATTATGAGATGGAGGTGCGGTTGGAGCACTCGGACGCTAACTCCGATCTGTCGGGTAAAACGCTCATCGTGCCGTTGTATACGGTGATGGATGTGGAGGATGCAAGTGCTGATAACCCGTTGTTCCCCGATTCATTTATCAAAGAGGGGCAGCAGGTTGCCATGGAAGGGATCATGTTCGAGGGCCAATTGTATCCGCAGCGGATCGGGAGAAGCACATCCAACCTCAGAGAGGAGGGCCGCCTGGAGAATCGGCAGCTAGTCGCCAAAGAATATGAGGTTGTTCCGAGATTTGCCAGCCCGACGGAGTATCATGAGCACTACCCCAGTGAGCTCGTTCGCGGAACCATTACGCAGGTCCGGATGCCGCAAGGCGAGCAAGTGTCTCGCTATACGAACCGTCTATTACTCAACCGGGTGAAGGATTTTCAGGCGGATCTGCTGTATGGGGACTTTGCGGAGCAGACGAGTACCGTAATGGATTACGTGGAGAACGAAATTCATTACAAAATATTTGTGGAGCGCATAGTCGACCAGGCAGGAAATCCTGCCTACCTGTTTGCAGTAACATCGCTGCAGCCCGTGAGTGAAGCCGCAGGCGTCTTAAGACATTATTATGGCTATATTGTAGTTGGCACCTTGCTGCTCGTTGTACTGGCCTCCCTTTATTTTTCCCGTAGAATCGCCGCTCCCTTGCTTCGAATGGATGCGATGACGCAAAAAATGGCCAGGCTGGACTTCTCGGAGAAGATCCCTGTCCGGACCGAGGACGAGATCGGCAGCCTGTCGCGGAATATCAATCGGCTTTCGGATATGCTGCACGAGCATATAGACCGGCTGGAGCAGGATATTGAGCGGGAGAAGCGGTTGGAGCAAACACGAAAGGAATTCATAGCGGGAGTGTCGCATGAGCTGAAAACTCCGCTTAGCGTAATGGAAGGCTGCCTTTATATTTTGAAGGACAAAGCGGATAGTCCGAGGCGGGACTATTATTTTGCGGCGATGGAAGATGAAGTGCAGAAGATGAACCTGCTAGTCAACGATATGCTGGAGCTGGCGAGATATGAATCCGGTATGTATAAGATGACGATGGATTCATTCCGGATGGATGAGGTTCTGGAACGGATTTGCGCGAAGCTGGCTCCGGGTATCGCGGCCAAGCAGATCCGTCTGCACACCCATCTTGCCCCCGTCGAAGTCGTGGCCAATCGGCATCGGATCGAGCAGGTGATCGTCAATTTCCTGACGAACGCCATACGCTATACACCGGAGAAGGGAGAGATCATGGTCTCGGTGGCCGAAGAGGAGAATAGCGTTAAGGTCCTCGTTGAGAACAATGGCGTTCATATTCCGCCCGAACAGTTGGAGAGGATCTGGGATCGATTCTATCGTGGCGAGCAGTCCCGTCATCGTTCAACGGGCGGAACAGGATTGGGCCTTGCAATCTCAAGACAGATTCTCGAATTGCATGGGGCACCGTACGGGGTAAGGAATACAGGGCAGGGCGTTTTGTTTTATTTTGAATTGAAGAAAGCTAAAAAAGTGTAG
- a CDS encoding MBOAT family protein produces the protein MVFSSLIFLFQFLPAALLAYYLSPKKLKNAVLFAASLVFYAWGEPVYIVIMLFSTVFDYANGILIGKYRHRKSLAKVIFISSICGNLAILGFFKYAGFVVENINALFGLHFQALDLPLPLGISFYTFQTMSYVVDVYLGKVKAQRNFIAFGAYVAMFPQLVAGPIVKYGDIVGPLVSRKVTLERFGEGAEWFIRGLAKKVLLANNIGLLWTNVKSTPLEDLTVLSAWLGILAFTLQIYFDFSGYSDMARGLGKMFGFDFPENFKYPYISRSITEFWRRWHISLGSWFREYVYIPLGGNRQGWRKQLRNLLIVWFLTGLWHGASWNFIVWGLYFGCFVTAEKLFLLKWLTRGPSWVGHLYTLLIVVVGWVLFEFEQLSAAVAFIGAMFGFGGQGLADDQALYDLSANGGLFVLLAIFATPLPRRMTERIKDRWNTGGVIGVLAFYFISLVLSTAYLVNKSYNPFLYFRF, from the coding sequence TTGGTATTCAGCAGTCTGATTTTTTTGTTCCAATTTCTGCCCGCTGCGTTATTGGCTTATTACCTCTCGCCCAAGAAGTTGAAAAATGCCGTTCTGTTCGCCGCGAGTCTCGTCTTTTACGCGTGGGGGGAACCGGTCTATATCGTCATCATGCTCTTCTCAACCGTCTTCGACTACGCTAACGGGATCCTGATTGGCAAGTATAGACATCGCAAATCATTGGCCAAGGTGATTTTCATCAGCTCGATCTGCGGCAATCTGGCCATTCTCGGCTTCTTCAAGTATGCCGGGTTTGTCGTTGAGAATATAAATGCTCTGTTCGGCCTGCATTTTCAGGCCCTGGATCTGCCGCTGCCGCTGGGCATTTCCTTTTATACGTTCCAGACGATGTCTTATGTGGTGGACGTATATCTTGGCAAAGTCAAGGCCCAAAGAAACTTCATCGCCTTTGGCGCCTACGTTGCCATGTTTCCGCAGCTAGTCGCCGGCCCGATCGTCAAATACGGCGATATAGTGGGACCATTGGTCTCACGAAAAGTAACGCTGGAGCGATTTGGGGAAGGAGCGGAGTGGTTCATCCGGGGATTGGCTAAAAAGGTGCTGCTCGCCAATAACATCGGCCTGCTGTGGACGAATGTGAAGTCAACGCCGCTCGAGGATTTGACCGTCCTTTCCGCCTGGCTTGGAATTCTGGCGTTTACGCTGCAAATTTATTTTGATTTTAGCGGGTACTCGGATATGGCGCGGGGCCTCGGTAAGATGTTCGGCTTTGACTTTCCAGAGAACTTCAAGTACCCCTATATCTCCAGGAGTATTACGGAATTTTGGCGTAGATGGCATATATCGTTGGGCTCCTGGTTCCGGGAATATGTCTATATTCCGCTTGGCGGCAATCGGCAGGGCTGGCGCAAGCAGCTCAGAAATCTCTTGATTGTGTGGTTCTTAACTGGTTTGTGGCATGGAGCGAGCTGGAATTTCATTGTATGGGGGCTGTATTTCGGCTGCTTCGTTACGGCTGAGAAGCTGTTTCTTCTCAAGTGGCTGACGCGCGGGCCAAGCTGGGTAGGGCATCTCTACACGCTGCTGATCGTCGTGGTCGGGTGGGTCTTGTTCGAATTTGAACAATTGTCCGCGGCAGTGGCGTTTATCGGGGCAATGTTTGGTTTCGGAGGGCAGGGGCTGGCGGATGACCAAGCGCTGTATGACCTGTCTGCGAACGGAGGTTTGTTCGTTCTCCTTGCTATATTCGCGACGCCGCTTCCCCGGAGAATGACCGAGCGCATCAAAGACCGCTGGAATACGGGAGGCGTGATCGGCGTACTGGCGTTTTATTTCATTAGTCTGGTTTTGTCGACGGCCTATTTAGTCAACAAGTCTTATAATCCGTTCTTATATTTCCGTTTTTGA
- a CDS encoding response regulator transcription factor, with amino-acid sequence MSKRILIVEDHQILREITREYLTDEGYEVLEASDGHQAMALFQEHEVHLVILDIMLPELDGWSVCRRIRKVSNAPILMLTARSDEEDTLLGFELGADDYVIKPCSPPILLARAKRLLENRKTPGQGDRLSGGGITIELLSRTVLAGGEHCSLTHTEFEILAYLMKNKGIILTREQLITKIWGYDFDGDDRTLSSHIRNLRSKLGEHAKHIVTVVRSGYKFEEQP; translated from the coding sequence ATGTCGAAAAGGATACTTATAGTAGAGGATCATCAGATATTAAGGGAAATTACGAGGGAATATTTGACGGATGAAGGTTATGAAGTGCTGGAGGCGAGTGACGGCCATCAAGCGATGGCGTTGTTCCAAGAGCATGAGGTGCATTTGGTCATCCTGGATATTATGCTGCCGGAATTGGATGGCTGGTCGGTATGCCGGCGAATTCGCAAAGTCTCAAATGCGCCGATTCTGATGCTGACGGCCCGTTCGGACGAGGAGGATACGCTGCTTGGATTCGAGCTTGGGGCAGACGATTATGTGATTAAACCATGTAGTCCTCCCATCCTGCTGGCTCGCGCCAAGCGGCTGCTTGAGAATCGGAAAACGCCTGGTCAGGGGGATAGGTTATCTGGCGGCGGGATTACGATCGAGCTGCTGTCCCGGACTGTTTTGGCGGGGGGAGAGCACTGCAGCTTAACACACACGGAATTCGAAATATTAGCTTACTTGATGAAAAATAAAGGCATCATCCTCACACGGGAGCAGCTCATCACTAAAATTTGGGGCTACGATTTCGATGGCGATGACCGCACGCTCAGCAGCCATATTCGTAATTTACGCTCCAAGCTTGGGGAGCATGCAAAACATATCGTCACCGTTGTTCGCTCAGGGTATAAATTCGAGGAGCAGCCATGA
- a CDS encoding GTP cyclohydrolase II, which translates to MSDTKLEPKALDILKDKIQLIQTEEGGIYLVGPIKLPVDLDGETVIFQWYCWLSRCQVTDNFQEIIDQLSSASLAEYQQSSVLVYGDFKNADEALIRMHSICHTGDIFGSQKCDCGYQLKKSMKNIVEHGTGALFYLANHEGRGIGLFSKAMAYVLQENGYDTVEANLSLGFVDDSRNYTDALSVLRTLRTKPVTLMTNNPKKLEALQKAGLALSGREPIWGGESAFNEFYLQTKVQRSGHLEE; encoded by the coding sequence ATGTCGGATACGAAGCTAGAACCTAAAGCACTGGATATTTTAAAAGATAAAATTCAATTAATCCAGACCGAGGAAGGCGGCATTTACCTCGTTGGACCGATCAAACTGCCCGTCGACCTGGACGGTGAGACCGTCATTTTCCAATGGTATTGCTGGCTCAGCCGCTGCCAAGTCACAGATAATTTTCAGGAAATCATCGACCAGCTGTCCTCCGCAAGCTTAGCGGAATACCAGCAATCAAGCGTACTCGTGTACGGCGACTTCAAAAATGCCGACGAAGCCTTGATTCGCATGCATTCGATCTGCCACACAGGCGACATCTTCGGCAGCCAAAAATGCGATTGCGGTTACCAGCTGAAGAAATCCATGAAGAACATTGTGGAGCACGGTACAGGCGCGCTGTTCTACCTGGCCAACCATGAGGGACGCGGCATTGGATTATTCAGCAAAGCGATGGCTTACGTGCTGCAAGAGAACGGATACGATACCGTTGAAGCTAATTTAAGCCTCGGCTTCGTCGACGATTCCAGAAACTACACCGATGCGCTAAGCGTGCTGCGAACTCTTCGCACCAAGCCTGTAACGCTTATGACCAACAATCCTAAGAAGCTCGAAGCCCTGCAAAAAGCCGGCCTCGCCTTATCTGGAAGAGAACCGATTTGGGGCGGCGAATCAGCCTTCAACGAGTTCTATTTGCAGACCAAGGTGCAGCGTTCGGGGCATTTGGAGGAATAG
- a CDS encoding DHHW family protein yields the protein MIGYDKRTRTMTAWLLLLFIGTMVVMNVLTPDKDFAEAENRVLEKPPVFELRSLLSGTFTASYERYVSDQFAFRGVWVGIKTDAERIVGKKDSNGVYLGEDGYLFQHFTSPNAAEVEKRIAAIHSFHRATPGLNKYVMLVPTSAALLADKLPANAQTGNERAAINQVQQSLRSDIRFVEVYPALHDHRGMSIYYKTDHHWTSTGAYYGYQALCRRMGIVPKSEAAFDIRQATDKFYGSLYSKSGYRHLKPDRIDLYLPREESQIKVEYVDEGRTTNSLYELEQLNKKDKYAVFLNGNHPLIRITMANPNGKKLLVIKDSYANSLVPFLLEHFAEIDVVDLRYYDESLLKLVEDRQFQDMIILYNVHTFFEDISILNLSEVTK from the coding sequence TTGATCGGATATGACAAACGAACCCGCACCATGACGGCGTGGTTGCTGCTGCTGTTTATCGGGACGATGGTCGTTATGAACGTTTTGACGCCTGACAAGGACTTCGCGGAAGCGGAGAACCGAGTGCTCGAAAAGCCACCTGTTTTTGAGCTGCGATCCCTCCTATCAGGAACGTTTACGGCCAGTTATGAGAGATATGTTTCCGATCAATTTGCATTCCGCGGCGTTTGGGTCGGAATCAAGACCGATGCGGAACGCATTGTGGGCAAGAAGGACAGCAACGGCGTATACCTTGGCGAAGACGGGTATCTTTTTCAGCACTTCACATCACCGAATGCTGCGGAAGTGGAGAAGAGGATCGCAGCCATCCATTCGTTTCACCGGGCGACGCCTGGCTTAAATAAGTATGTCATGCTGGTGCCGACCTCCGCTGCGCTGCTTGCGGATAAGCTGCCGGCGAATGCACAGACTGGCAATGAGCGGGCTGCTATAAACCAAGTGCAGCAATCGCTTCGCTCTGATATTCGCTTCGTCGAGGTGTACCCTGCATTGCATGACCACCGGGGAATGTCCATTTATTACAAGACGGATCATCACTGGACGAGTACAGGCGCTTATTACGGCTATCAGGCGTTGTGCAGGCGGATGGGCATCGTTCCGAAAAGTGAGGCGGCGTTCGATATCCGGCAAGCGACGGATAAATTTTACGGATCGCTCTATTCGAAGAGCGGCTACCGACATCTTAAGCCCGACCGAATCGATCTCTATCTGCCGCGGGAGGAAAGCCAGATCAAGGTGGAATATGTAGATGAAGGCCGTACCACGAATTCCTTGTATGAATTGGAGCAGTTAAACAAGAAGGATAAATATGCGGTCTTCCTGAATGGCAACCATCCGCTGATTCGAATCACGATGGCGAATCCCAACGGGAAGAAGCTGCTGGTAATCAAGGATTCGTACGCCAATAGTTTGGTCCCGTTCCTTCTGGAGCACTTCGCCGAGATCGATGTGGTTGATCTTCGCTACTACGACGAATCACTGCTGAAGCTCGTAGAAGATCGGCAGTTTCAAGACATGATCATTCTTTACAATGTCCACACTTTTTTTGAAGACATATCTATTCTCAATCTATCGGAGGTAACGAAATGA
- a CDS encoding DUF4358 domain-containing protein, whose amino-acid sequence MKRLWIILLVLSNAAGILAGCTGDGGASAQLTAAEVGESIRLAAGLPGMKPGDQEKLQKLYHIEPDIVEDFILYTASSNVKADELAVIRVKDADKVGHVLDKVQERIQVQTVKFKDYRPEEYYLLDKHILKAKGRFVLFAVSKEADQMERAFDDILK is encoded by the coding sequence ATGAAGCGACTATGGATCATACTGCTCGTGCTTTCTAATGCAGCGGGAATATTGGCGGGATGCACCGGAGACGGAGGAGCCTCGGCACAGCTGACGGCTGCAGAAGTAGGGGAAAGCATTCGGCTAGCGGCAGGTCTTCCCGGCATGAAGCCGGGGGACCAGGAGAAACTCCAAAAATTGTATCACATCGAACCGGACATAGTGGAGGATTTCATACTGTATACAGCTTCCTCCAATGTAAAGGCGGATGAACTGGCCGTCATCCGGGTCAAGGATGCGGACAAAGTCGGTCATGTCCTTGACAAAGTACAGGAGCGAATCCAGGTCCAAACCGTCAAATTTAAAGATTATCGCCCGGAGGAGTACTATTTGCTGGATAAGCATATTTTGAAGGCCAAAGGCAGGTTTGTTCTGTTCGCGGTTTCGAAAGAAGCAGATCAAATGGAGCGCGCGTTTGACGACATATTGAAATAA
- a CDS encoding GNAT family protein, with amino-acid sequence MLLKSERLTYRPTMASDLEMVLAIENDHENRSYIIPWPRDQHMAALRDSDKRHIVIEDEAANPVGYMILAGLDSPHHSIELVRIVIAEKNKGYGREAIKAVLQYVFEGVSAHRVWLDVKEYNERAMQLYLALGFKQEGVLRECIRNGDQYESLIVMSLLRQEFTALRVEV; translated from the coding sequence ATGTTATTGAAATCTGAAAGGCTGACCTACAGGCCAACTATGGCTTCTGATTTAGAGATGGTGTTAGCGATTGAAAACGATCATGAGAACAGATCCTATATTATACCTTGGCCCAGGGACCAGCATATGGCCGCGTTGCGCGACTCGGATAAGAGGCATATAGTTATTGAGGATGAGGCTGCGAACCCGGTGGGGTATATGATTTTGGCAGGTCTCGACAGCCCGCACCATAGCATTGAGCTGGTCCGGATTGTCATTGCAGAGAAAAATAAAGGATATGGAAGAGAAGCCATCAAGGCGGTTTTACAATATGTATTTGAAGGGGTAAGTGCTCATCGAGTATGGCTGGATGTGAAGGAGTATAACGAGAGAGCGATGCAGCTTTATTTAGCTCTAGGGTTCAAGCAGGAGGGCGTATTAAGAGAATGCATTAGGAATGGCGATCAGTACGAATCTCTGATTGTAATGTCCCTGCTAAGGCAGGAATTCACGGCCCTAAGAGTGGAGGTCTAG
- a CDS encoding helix-turn-helix domain-containing protein produces MSRQRSMEAILASEFVTIGELVRLTDSRYSTLKFYTEEGMLPFTQAEENLTRRYKREETVARIHFIKELRSGGLSIPQIKEALNKDS; encoded by the coding sequence ATGTCCAGACAGCGTTCTATGGAGGCCATATTGGCCTCTGAGTTCGTAACTATAGGTGAATTAGTACGGCTTACGGATTCTCGCTATAGTACATTGAAATTTTACACAGAAGAGGGTATGCTGCCCTTCACACAGGCGGAGGAAAATCTGACACGCCGATATAAAAGAGAGGAAACCGTCGCGCGCATTCATTTCATTAAGGAACTGAGATCAGGCGGCTTATCAATTCCGCAAATTAAAGAAGCTCTCAACAAGGATTCATAA
- a CDS encoding ABC transporter substrate-binding protein translates to MKMKKLCLLLLSLLILLSGCQAQLEKKQEPKTLRILAFSEKGFNQLYGNFFLATHPNYSLEVISIYENLTPGKHMTDTIEELIAKENIDVLSIPMDSYSVLQKKGKLLSLDEMITKDRFDLANYSPAILDFLRDEQGRIHGLTATFVGDALFYNKDLFDHYRLSYPRDFITWEEVFELAHKFPNFTDDQTPQYGFHHKKTANPFMMALTIGEGSGLSVYGNGKFTLNSPSWEKVFEEVTSCFKLRVCFDPHQAESTQSLKLEDLQKESYPFLSGHIAMAVADSSLYRILDEKDRDFAWGMTTLPVSAEHPDLGNGVEMNDIFTIPSNNQETEGAWEFIKYVSGNDYARLLPQINTIDLPARVSENQEESIQVFYKLERASNTLINELRELPPEVLAKIDEISPRYMSEIRSDQRTVQESLQLMEEELQLALKSVSE, encoded by the coding sequence ATGAAAATGAAGAAGCTCTGCTTATTGTTATTAAGTCTGCTCATTTTATTATCTGGCTGTCAGGCGCAGCTTGAAAAAAAACAGGAGCCCAAAACCCTAAGAATTCTTGCTTTCAGTGAAAAGGGATTTAATCAGCTTTACGGGAACTTCTTTCTTGCAACGCATCCCAACTATTCTCTGGAGGTTATCTCCATTTACGAAAATTTAACGCCGGGAAAACACATGACTGATACTATCGAAGAGCTTATAGCGAAGGAAAATATAGATGTCTTATCCATTCCCATGGATTCCTACTCTGTACTTCAGAAGAAAGGCAAATTGCTTTCTTTAGACGAGATGATTACTAAAGATCGCTTCGATCTTGCTAATTATTCGCCAGCGATCCTTGATTTTCTTAGGGACGAGCAGGGCCGAATTCACGGGCTGACTGCAACCTTTGTAGGGGATGCGCTATTTTATAACAAAGACCTTTTCGATCATTATCGTTTATCCTATCCTAGAGACTTTATAACATGGGAAGAAGTCTTTGAGCTAGCTCATAAGTTTCCAAATTTTACAGATGATCAGACTCCACAATATGGATTTCACCATAAAAAAACGGCCAATCCTTTTATGATGGCTTTAACGATAGGGGAAGGCAGCGGTTTATCAGTGTATGGAAACGGAAAATTTACTCTAAATTCTCCGTCTTGGGAGAAAGTTTTTGAAGAGGTGACATCGTGTTTTAAATTGCGGGTCTGTTTTGATCCCCATCAGGCAGAATCAACGCAATCGTTAAAGTTGGAAGACCTACAGAAAGAAAGCTATCCATTCTTATCCGGACATATTGCGATGGCGGTTGCCGATTCATCCTTATATCGAATTTTAGATGAAAAAGACAGGGATTTTGCGTGGGGAATGACAACACTTCCGGTTAGTGCGGAGCATCCGGATCTGGGAAATGGAGTAGAGATGAATGACATTTTTACGATTCCATCAAACAATCAGGAGACGGAGGGGGCCTGGGAGTTTATCAAGTATGTTTCCGGGAATGATTATGCAAGGCTCCTCCCGCAAATCAATACCATTGATTTGCCGGCAAGAGTCAGCGAGAATCAGGAGGAATCGATTCAAGTTTTTTATAAATTGGAAAGAGCAAGTAATACTTTAATTAATGAGCTAAGAGAGCTGCCTCCAGAAGTGCTCGCCAAGATCGATGAAATCTCGCCTAGATACATGTCTGAAATACGGTCTGATCAACGGACCGTTCAAGAATCTCTACAGCTCATGGAGGAGGAGCTGCAATTAGCGCTTAAATCCGTGAGTGAATAA